The following coding sequences are from one Campylobacter sp. RM16187 window:
- a CDS encoding cytochrome b, which translates to MAQIRKSTGIIDWLDQRMAVNKMMKVLVSEYWIPKNINFLWAMGVILTTLFVLLLITGFLLMMYYKPDINLAFDSVNYTIMKEVEYGWLWRHIHAVAASVIFLIIYIHTFTAIYYGSYKKGRELIWVSGMLLFILFSAEAFSGYMLPWGQMSYWAAMVITNLFGGIPVIGDAVVEWIRGDYAVSDSTLTRFFMLHVCLLPLVLIAVIALHFYTLRIPHVNNETGEEIDFDIEAEKYLKGDKANAKVIPFWPGFLAKDFMYIGFFMIFFFYLVCFHFNFAMDPINFEPGNPLKTPPHIYPEWYFLWQYEILRGFFFDIFGFSAYNIGLIAFAFAGIALFFMPIYDRSDVVAPAHERKGFFVWFWLLVIDMIILTIFGKLPADGVTMGISNSWIGFYSTITFFILLLVVLPIITTLEKKRGGK; encoded by the coding sequence GGGATAATCGACTGGCTAGATCAAAGAATGGCAGTCAACAAAATGATGAAAGTGCTTGTTAGCGAGTACTGGATACCAAAAAACATAAATTTCTTATGGGCGATGGGCGTTATCCTAACAACTCTTTTTGTGTTGCTTTTGATAACAGGCTTTTTACTTATGATGTATTACAAGCCTGATATAAATTTAGCCTTTGACAGCGTAAACTACACTATCATGAAAGAGGTTGAGTACGGCTGGCTATGGCGACATATACACGCAGTTGCCGCATCTGTGATCTTTTTGATCATATACATTCACACATTTACCGCGATTTATTACGGTTCATATAAAAAAGGAAGAGAGCTTATCTGGGTAAGCGGCATGTTGCTTTTCATACTATTTTCGGCTGAAGCTTTTAGCGGATATATGCTTCCATGGGGTCAAATGAGCTACTGGGCGGCGATGGTTATCACAAACTTATTTGGCGGAATTCCTGTGATAGGAGATGCGGTAGTTGAGTGGATCAGAGGCGACTATGCGGTTAGCGACTCAACCCTAACACGCTTTTTCATGCTTCACGTATGCTTGCTTCCGCTTGTTTTAATAGCTGTTATCGCACTTCACTTCTATACGCTTAGAATTCCTCACGTAAACAATGAAACAGGCGAGGAAATAGACTTTGACATAGAAGCTGAAAAATATCTAAAAGGCGACAAGGCAAACGCGAAGGTTATACCTTTCTGGCCTGGATTTTTAGCAAAAGACTTCATGTATATCGGATTTTTCATGATCTTTTTCTTCTATCTTGTGTGCTTTCACTTCAACTTCGCGATGGATCCGATCAACTTTGAGCCGGGCAACCCACTAAAAACTCCACCACACATCTATCCTGAGTGGTATTTCTTGTGGCAATATGAAATTTTACGCGGATTTTTCTTTGATATATTTGGCTTTTCTGCTTACAATATCGGTCTTATCGCGTTTGCATTTGCAGGTATCGCGCTATTTTTCATGCCGATATACGATAGAAGCGACGTTGTTGCTCCTGCGCACGAGAGAAAAGGCTTTTTCGTATGGTTCTGGCTACTAGTGATTGATATGATAATTCTTACGATATTTGGAAAGCTTCCTGCAGACGGAGTTACAATGGGAATTTCAAATTCATGGATAGGATTTTACTCAACGATTACATTCTTTATCTTGCTTCTTGTGGTACTACCTATCATAACTACGCTTGAAAAGAAAAGGGGTGGCAAATGA
- a CDS encoding c-type cytochrome, whose translation MRELKILIVVVVLSLITYWGIEPYAHSIMHPKVDPVNYNFAEGDVKQAEVVVSKREADLESAKKLGESAKIKNAEKDLQEAKDSLEEYKTFWAEIGAIDFKKGNAQKGAEVFMNAGCAGCHGLEVAGMPAPMDNASASEAYKVVPPDLSTAGYLYDDAFLAAVIKNPNIALKLKHKFNDENPYPMPAFFGAGGEDINQELADMVAYLKSVAPKEVSDEKVFADSCQRCHDMKYEKQYVFTNRVNLAEYMGSNPPDLSMMIRSKGADYLHKFINDTQKMLPGTAMPRVGLNKKAEEQVVAYMQKAGDEKKAERESLGIYIMIYFLIFGIFGWLWKRKVWSELH comes from the coding sequence ATGAGAGAGCTAAAAATTCTTATAGTTGTTGTTGTTCTATCACTGATAACATACTGGGGCATTGAGCCTTACGCTCACTCGATCATGCATCCTAAGGTAGATCCTGTTAATTACAACTTTGCCGAAGGCGACGTAAAGCAAGCTGAAGTAGTAGTTAGTAAAAGAGAGGCTGATTTAGAGAGCGCAAAAAAGCTTGGAGAATCAGCTAAGATAAAAAATGCGGAAAAAGACCTGCAAGAGGCGAAAGACTCTCTTGAAGAGTATAAAACTTTCTGGGCTGAAATAGGTGCTATAGACTTCAAAAAAGGCAACGCACAAAAAGGTGCAGAGGTGTTTATGAACGCAGGCTGTGCGGGTTGTCACGGACTTGAGGTTGCAGGCATGCCTGCTCCTATGGATAATGCAAGTGCAAGCGAAGCTTATAAGGTAGTTCCGCCTGATCTAAGCACTGCGGGATATCTATATGATGACGCTTTCCTTGCAGCGGTCATAAAAAATCCAAACATAGCGCTAAAACTAAAGCATAAATTTAATGACGAAAATCCTTACCCGATGCCTGCATTTTTCGGAGCGGGCGGTGAAGACATAAACCAAGAACTTGCCGATATGGTAGCTTATCTTAAGTCAGTTGCACCAAAAGAAGTAAGTGATGAGAAAGTATTTGCAGACTCTTGCCAAAGATGTCACGACATGAAATACGAAAAACAATACGTCTTTACAAACCGCGTGAATTTAGCCGAATACATGGGGTCAAACCCACCTGATCTATCTATGATGATACGCTCAAAGGGTGCTGATTATTTGCATAAATTTATCAACGACACACAAAAAATGCTTCCTGGCACAGCTATGCCAAGAGTCGGTCTAAACAAAAAAGCCGAAGAGCAAGTCGTAGCTTATATGCAAAAAGCGGGCGATGAGAAAAAAGCCGAAAGAGAGAGTTTGGGAATTTACATAATGATATACTTCCTAATCTTTGGAATCTTTGGCTGGCTATGGAAACGCAAAGTTTGGAGCGAGCTTCACTAA
- a CDS encoding YnfA family protein, producing MITNIYLFLAASFFEIFGCFSFWLYFRLAKSPAWLGVGLISLILFAYILTKIDLEAAGRIYAIYGGIYILSSFLWMVFVEKEMMNKFDIIGLAFVIFGAGIIYFGNKLA from the coding sequence GTGATAACAAACATCTATCTATTTTTAGCCGCATCGTTTTTTGAAATTTTTGGCTGCTTTTCGTTTTGGCTCTATTTTAGACTTGCCAAATCTCCCGCTTGGCTTGGAGTGGGGCTAATCTCACTCATACTATTTGCTTATATCCTAACCAAAATCGACCTTGAAGCCGCAGGCAGAATTTACGCTATATACGGTGGTATCTACATACTCTCTTCGTTTTTATGGATGGTGTTTGTAGAAAAAGAGATGATGAACAAATTTGACATCATAGGACTAGCCTTTGTGATCTTTGGAGCGGGAATTATATACTTTGGAAACAAACTAGCTTGA
- a CDS encoding DUF4198 domain-containing protein produces the protein MKKMIFSVIALCAMAFGLKAHDFYINLSESMEHKPGSIGVNIGWGHALPFDDFFMGNSLEKYEIYDPNMKKTEFKFDKAANEGIETRIYQEKPSKDFPEALIFNGDMLANKVYFTDTSAKGVYQVAAATRNVQFSTWKDEKGREKWGRIYLNEIKGAKEISMSLNFQSFAKAYVSVGEWKKPKPIGHDLEIIPISDLSNLKVGDEVEFEVLFMGEPLNEKINGMPITIKAHGEQSGAGFIGSYINSNGKTKFRVTSSGRWLAVVNLRKDINKKIAPELVGKALQKGYNATVTFFVKER, from the coding sequence ATGAAAAAGATGATTTTTAGCGTAATAGCATTATGCGCTATGGCTTTTGGTTTAAAAGCTCATGATTTTTATATAAATTTAAGTGAATCAATGGAGCATAAGCCCGGAAGCATAGGTGTAAACATAGGCTGGGGTCATGCCTTGCCTTTTGATGATTTCTTTATGGGAAATAGTTTAGAGAAATATGAAATTTATGATCCGAATATGAAAAAGACGGAGTTTAAATTTGATAAAGCTGCCAATGAAGGTATTGAGACAAGGATCTATCAAGAAAAACCTAGTAAAGATTTTCCTGAAGCTTTGATTTTTAACGGAGATATGCTTGCAAATAAAGTTTATTTTACAGATACTTCAGCAAAAGGTGTATATCAAGTAGCTGCAGCAACAAGAAACGTTCAATTCTCTACTTGGAAAGATGAAAAAGGTAGAGAAAAATGGGGCAGAATTTATCTAAATGAGATAAAGGGCGCAAAAGAAATTTCAATGTCTTTGAATTTTCAAAGTTTTGCTAAGGCTTATGTAAGTGTAGGCGAATGGAAAAAACCAAAACCAATAGGGCATGATCTTGAAATAATCCCTATTAGTGACTTAAGCAATTTAAAAGTAGGTGATGAAGTAGAGTTTGAGGTTTTGTTTATGGGCGAACCTTTAAATGAAAAAATAAACGGTATGCCGATCACAATTAAAGCTCATGGCGAGCAAAGCGGAGCAGGATTTATAGGTTCTTACATAAATAGTAATGGTAAAACTAAATTTCGTGTAACCTCTAGTGGTAGATGGCTTGCAGTAGTAAATCTAAGAAAAGACATAAATAAAAAAATAGCCCCTGAGCTAGTCGGAAAAGCGTTACAAAAAGGCTATAATGCCACTGTAACATTTTTCGTAAAAGAAAGATAA